AGTATTTCTGTTAACTGATCACTATTGTAAAAAAGAACAACACACATATCATCAGTTTTTTTAAGCTCAAAATAATCTATGTTTAAAATTTCTATAATTTCTTCTTTATACTGAATCCAAGAACTATATAAATCTCTTTTTCTTGTTTTATTAAAATTTACAAGTGATGATACCTTTTCACCTGCAAGAGTTGGTGCAATACTATATATTATAGTTGAAAGTAAATAATCTTTGTCATTAAAACCATCAACAGTTCTCATATACGCCTTTAAGTATCCTTCGCCCATATGTTTACCTCCTATTGACTTTATATGTAATTGATATTGATTATCAATATTAATTACATATTATCATATTTTATACTAGTTTTCAATAATTTTATGGTTGAACAAATAATTATTTATACTTCTATTTAAATTAAGTATTCCCCTTATATCAGAGATTATAAGAGTTAAAGATTGTAGTATTTATAATAAAAAAACAAGTACCTATAAATTTAAGAGTACTTGTTTTTATTATTTATTTTATTTAATTTTTCCAAAATGCTTATATAGAAATTTTCCACCTAAATCTGAAAAATACCCTACTAAAGCACCTAAAAATAATGAAATTATAACTGATTTATAATCAGCATTAGCACCAAATGTTGAACATGCTCCCATGAATGCTCCTGGTATAAATGTAAGATACTTATTTCTTGATTGATAACACATTACAAAGGAAAATATTCCTGTAAGAATAGCGCCTGCTTGTGCAAAATT
This Clostridium novyi NT DNA region includes the following protein-coding sequences:
- a CDS encoding DUF1097 domain-containing protein, with product MSSIFTGALSVGILSWFWAYISAKLGFITWVGFIGCTSYFASGGEFKGFKKSLICNMSGVLWAMMIIKGSNIFNFAQAGAILTGIFSFVMCYQSRNKYLTFIPGAFMGACSTFGANADYKSVIISLFLGALVGYFSDLGGKFLYKHFGKIK